The DNA region TGGTGGGAATGGGGCAATTCACGATGGTCTCGAGCATGGGCACGTATTCGTCCCTGAGCGTGCGCTCGAGATCGAGATTGGCGGCGGTGCCGTTGTCGCCGAGATCCTGGCCCGAGCAGAAGCTGCGCCCGGCACCCGTCATCACCACCACGCGCTCGGTGCGCGCGGCGGACTTCATGGCGTGGGTGATCTCGGCGCGCATCTGCGCGTTGAGCGCGTTCATCACGTCGGGCCGGTTCAGCGTGATGACGGCCATTCCGCCATCCGCCGCATAGGTGATCGTATCGTAGTCCATGGCCCGTCCCTTCCTGTCTCGCCCTTCCCTACGCGGCTTCGCTTGCGGCGGGAAGGCGGCTCACTTCTCTTCGCCCAAAAGCTCGGAGAGACGTCGCGTCTCCGCCTCGGTGAGCGGTGTCTCGGTGGCCTTCGGGCGGCGGAAGGCCAGCGCCACGCCGCCTAGCGCGAGGATGAGCGCCGCGGGCCCCACGAGCCAGAGCACGAGGTTCGCCCCGCCCGTATCGGGGCGCAGCAGGACGAACTCGCCGTAGCGGTCCACGACGAAATCCACGACCTCGCTGTCGCTATCCCCCGCGAGAAGCCGCTCGCGCACGAGGAGCCGGAGATCGCCCGAGACCGGCGCGCTCGACTCGTCGATGCTCTCGTTCTGACAGACCGGGCAGCGCAGGCCCTTGCTGATCTCCCGCGCGCGCGCTTCGAGCGCTGGGTCATCGAGCACCTCGCCCGGCTCCACCGCCACGGCCATGGAGGCCACGAAGACGAGGAGGAGCGAGAGCGCCCTCATTCGGCAGGCACCGCCCGTGCGGGCGTCTTGCGCGCGCCGGCGGCTACCCGGAGCCGTCGGTCGAAGAGTGAAAACGCCCCTCCGATGGCCATGAGGATAGAGCCCGCCCAGATCCAGTTGGCAAAGGGCTTGATAAAGGTGCGCACGGCCCAGCCGCCATTCGTCTGGGGCTCGCCAATGACGAGGTAGACATCGCGGAAAAAGCCGTTGCGGATCGC from Pseudomonadota bacterium includes:
- a CDS encoding cytochrome c-type biogenesis protein → MRALSLLLVFVASMAVAVEPGEVLDDPALEARAREISKGLRCPVCQNESIDESSAPVSGDLRLLVRERLLAGDSDSEVVDFVVDRYGEFVLLRPDTGGANLVLWLVGPAALILALGGVALAFRRPKATETPLTEAETRRLSELLGEEK